One Budorcas taxicolor isolate Tak-1 chromosome 13, Takin1.1, whole genome shotgun sequence DNA window includes the following coding sequences:
- the LOC128058009 gene encoding vomeromodulin-like, with protein MWCLMKPSFADIGHKMLTLWALAIMLAVQAGALDLPTTPSQLGAPPYQITSGLPVHFPISVPDPQVPRISSIRKGSPPPRRAAGTSRARCPPVAKYLVSSSKLNDYLNATLTPKIENMLKCEEINLAGVLGEVISTVSNSDLLSVLDLSSSLDILGGGGLGGGLGGILGKRTAPLNILGGGGLGGILGKGSSNKPPKHPQSLLSEATSAVSDLGQEALGSLPLVDSTGLLTGDKLKETTEGILNSVVPKDIDSALTGLLGNIDLADLLLGLEVEKVTVENMTSTMTGNGILVHAMTTAFIGGNGLAGPVVSILGFQVHADVTLQIGISTNNTQCVSLLVQGKNIEVKNVNLQIAEVVTGVLPLPLPLDDTISQLLTVTMNENIERSKSCGTELSDVNKCKNSTGLFNYQVRSSRISAEGLSILYCAYFNQNKSPVPGSYLPPDPKNVNTAVILSRMMLREIVTKSAKESSVKINNLEAAITKIIYYHLPNNKINAAYWVNVERDGENIATGQTNVTISHASEISNNKIKTTIKIVSAKHSVTPPEAEEEERDALREVLKKVLFAVTGNLNQWNIPLGAIPNSLNSAKLQVLKSVRERNINIFLSH; from the exons ATGTGGTGTCTGATGAAGCCCTCCTTTGCAGATATCGGCCACAAGATGCTGACCCTGTGGGCCTTGGCCATCATGCTAGCCGTCCAGGCAGGAGCGCTTGACCTACCGACCACACCTTCACAGCTGGGAGCCCCTCCTTACCAAATAACCTCTGGGCTTCCCGTTCATTTCCCGATCAGTGTGCCTGACCCACAAGTCCCCAGAATTTCCTCAATCAGAAAAGGCTCTCCACCTCCGAGACGTGCAGCTGGCACCTCAAGAGCCAGATGTCCACCCGTGGCCAAATACCTTGTGTCTAGCAGCAAACTCAATGACT ATCTGAATGCCACCCTGACCCCGAAGATAGAGAACATGCTGAAGTGTGAGGAGATAAATCTGGCCGGTGTGTTGGGAGAAGTGATATCCACAGTGTCCAACTCTGACCTGCTGTCTGTGTTAGATCTTAGTTCATCCCTCGATATCCTTGGAGGTGGTGGCCTCGGTGGTGGCCTTGGTGGTATCCTGGGCAAAAGAACAGCACCCCTCAATATCCTTGGAGGTGGTGGCCTTGGTGGTATTCTGGGAAAGGGGAGCAGCAACAAGCCCCCAAAGCACCCCCAGTCATTGCTCTCAGAAGCCACTAGTGCTGTCAGTGACCTCGGCCAGGAGGCTCTGGGCAGTCTGCCACTTGTCGACAGCACTGGTCTCTTGACTGGAGACAAACTCAAAGAAACCACTGAGGGCATACTGAACAGTGTGGTGCCGAAAGACATCGACAGTGCGCTCACAGGCCTGCTGGGAAATATCGACTTGGCAGATCTCTTGTTAGG ATTAGAGGTTGAAAAAGTGACTGTGGAGAACATGACGTCAACCATGACAGGCAACGGGATCCTTGTCCACGCCATGACTACTGCCTTCATAGGTGGAAATGG CCTAGCAGGACCTGTAGTCAGCATACTGGGATTTCAAGTGCATGCAGATGTAACTCTGCAAATTGGAATTTCTACCAACAACACGCAATGTGTTAGCCTCCTAGTCCAGGGGAAGAACATCGAAGTCAAGAACGTCAACCTACAGATAGCAGAGGT GGTCACAGGTGTTttgcctctgcctctgcccttgGATGACACCATTTCTCAACTGCTGACAGTAACTATGAATGAGAAT ATTGAACGATCCAAATCATGTGGCACTGAGCTCAGTGATGTCAACAAATGCAAGAACT CTACTGGCTTGTTCAACTACCAAGTTAGAAGTTCCAGGATTTCTGCAGAGGGTCTTTCAATCCTCTACTGT GCCTACTTTAACCAAAATAAATCCCCTGTGCCTGGAAGCTACCTTCCTCCAGATCCTAAAAATGTCAACACTGCCGTGATTTTGTCCCGAATGATGCTCAGGGAGATTGTCACTAAAAGTGCCAAGGAGAGCTCTGTCAAG ATAAACAACCTGGAAGCAGCAATCACCAAAATCATTTACTACCACCTGCCAAACAACAAAATCAATGCCGCCTACTGGGTCAACGTGGAAAGGGATGGTGAGAACATAGCCACTGGGCAGACG AATGTCACCATCTCCCATGCAAGTGAGATTTCaaacaacaaaatcaaaacaacCATCAAGATTGTCAG TGCTAAACACAGCGTGACACCCCCTGAGGCT gaggaggaagaaagagatgcGCTACGTGAAGTTCTGAAGAAAGTTTTATTTGCTGTTACTG GCAACCTAAATCAATGGAATATTCCACTAGGAGCAATCCCAAATTCTCTAAACAGTGCCAAGCTTCAAGTGCTTAAATCggtaagagaaagaaatataaacattttcctcTCACATTAA